The DNA region AAATGCGCAGCGTGCCAGCACCGTCAAGCCGCTCGGCACTGATTAAGTCTTCCGGGATTGACCGGAAATACTCACGCAATAAGAAGAAGATCGCATATGGCGAGCCGAAGAGGAACGGCAGCACCAGTGCCTAGAAGGTATTCCGAATGCCAAGCTGAGAAAACATCGTATACAGCGGGATGATGGTCACCACTTGGGGCACCATCAGAGTGGCCAAGTAGACCCAGAATAGGCCGTCAAGAAACCGGAATTCGATCCGGGCGAAAGCGTACGCGGCCAGCACCGAAAAAAATAGCTGCCCGATGACTACGACAACAACTTGCGTTGTCACCACAACCGGCGCAACGAAGTTCCGATCACCAGAAAACAACGAGCCAAAGTTGGCCCCGGTGAAAGGGCTCGGCAGGCTCAGCGCAGACTGGTTGGCAAACTGCTCCGGCGTCTTAAAGGCGGTGAGCACCGAGAGGACAAAAGGTGCCACCGTGATGACCAAACCTACGGCGAGCAACAGGTAGACCCCAAAGTTCTTCAGGAACTGAGTTTCAGGTCTGGGCAGATTAGCTGAGGTCATAAGTGATCCTCTTCCGGAAATACAGCTGCTGAACTAGCGTCACCACAACCAACACCACAAAAAGCACCAGCGCCATTACCGCGGCATGGCCCAAATCAAAGTATTGGAAAGCCTTGGCATAGATTCTGGTGGCGATCACATCGGTGCTGCCTTGCGGCCCGCCGTTGGGCGTCAAGGCATAGATGCTGTCGAAAGCTTGAAAACTCGAAATGATCCCGGTCACTAACACGAAAAACATCGTCGGTCGCAGCAGCGGCAACTTGACCTGCCAAAAGATTTGCCAGGCATTGGCTCCGTCGACGCGTGCGGCGTCGAGCATTTCTTGCGGAATCGCGGCGAGGCCGGCCATGAAAAACAGCGTCACGTAGCCCACTTGGGACCAGATGCTCACGGCTGCCACCGAAGGTAATGCGAGCACTGGGTCGCTGAGCCATGGAATGTTGCTACCCAAGAGCGCATTCAATGCCCCGCCCGTGGGCGCAAAAAATCCATTTCCACACCACGCCAAGCGCGAGCGGGGCACAAATCCACGGGATCACGTAGAGCACTCGAAAAAAGCCAGATCCTGGTAGGCCGCGGTTCAACAAGTTCGCCGCAAACAGGCCAAATACTGTTTGCACCGGGATGACCAAGAGGACAAATAGTCCAGTAATCAGCAGCGATTTACCAAAACTCGGATCAGTAAAAACATCGCGAAAATTATCCAAGCCCACAAAAGACGCCGGACTCAACAAATCCCAACGCTGCATGGATAACCACACCACCACCAAAATAGGTAGCAGCAAAAAGGCAGCGATACCGAAAAGGCTTGGCGCCAATAACGCACAACCAATTCCCGCTTCACGCCGTGCCATGCATCCCCTTTCCACTACCTGGACTCATCAAAGCTAGTCCCAAAATAGTCCTGATCCGCTCGCAACGCGTGCCGAACGAGTTCCGCTGTCATCTGAAGCAATCCGAGCCGAAGTTTTCTTCCCAATTCCCATCCAGCGGCCAGCTTCAGTTCATGGTTGGTTAATCCCAGATTCAAACGTTAGCCGGATACTCTGCAGTATGGACTCTTCACGCCCGGTTTCTCGTCGTTTGCCGCCGCGTACCGGCAACGCACATTTCTTTGGTGAAGACCGGCTGAATGAACATGACGTTAGGACAGTGAACCTCCGCGATATCACCGGCGCGGCGCTCTATACCAAGGTGTTTGATCCGACCTGAGACCAGCCCTACTCTCGGTCTTCGCAGGCGCTAAAGAGGCGGCATCCAGCCCCTTCGTGATAGTTCTTGATCCGGGACAGAAGACTAAGCCGCGGCGAGAGGAGTATCGATGCACGTTCTGATGCTCTCTCTGCATACCTCGCCACTGGCTCAACCTGGCTCCGGAGACGCCGGTGGCATGAACGTATACGTCCGGCAGCTTGCGATCCATCTGGCCGACGCCGGAGCCACCGTTGACATTGTCACCGTTGGCGAAGGAACCGACGTCGAGCTGGTGCCTGGCGTGCAGGTGCGGCACCTTTCAGTTGGCGCCGCGGTCAACAAGGAACATCTGCCCTTCCGGCTCCGCGAGGTGATTGGCCAGCTGCTCGCTACCGAAGGCCGTCAAGCCGACGTTATTCACTCGCATTATTGGATTTCCGGGATGGCTGGCCTAGAACTGGCTAAATCCTGGCACGTGCCCTTGGTTCATTCCATGCACACCATGGCTAAAGTAAAAAACAAGCATCGAACCGACGACCAACCGACCGAACCAAGTCGAAGAGCTACGGGCGAAGAGTTGATTGTCCGGCACGCCGAGCGACTCATCGCCAATACTGACGCAGAAGCTGCTGAATTGGCGCAGCATTACGGTGGCTGCGCAGATCGAATTGCCGTGGTGCCGCCCGGCGTCGATCTAGAAGTATTCCGTCCGGACCCGCGACCGGGCCGAGATAGTGCATTACGTCTAGTCTTCGCTGGACGCTTGCAGCAACTCAAGGGGCCGCACGTACTGCTTGCCGCGCTAGCAGAACTGCGTACGCGACGGCCTGCCTTGAAAATCAATCTCACCGTTATCGGGTCCCGGAGCGGTGCTCAAGACTACGACCTCTCGACCATGGCCACTGAGCTTGGCCTTGACGACGCCGTCGAGTTTCGTGCGCCGATGCCTCCGGAAGAACTTGCCCAGTGGTTCCTTGCCGCGGATGCAGTCGCGATGCCGTCGTCATCTGAATCATTCGGTTTGGTAGCGCTAGAAGCGCAAGCTTGCGGAACGCCGGTGCTGGCCACCGATGTTGGCGGGCTAAGCAAAGCCGTGCTCGACGGCGTCACCGGGTTCCTGGTCCCTAGCCTCAAGCCAGCCGACTGGGCTGCGGCGCTGGAACGGATTGCCGACGTCGGCCAGCCTGGGCGCGATGCGATGGGAGCCGCTGGCGTCCGTCACGCCCAGGAACACTCCTGGACTCGAACCGCAAAAGAGATTTCAGCGCTTTACGCCGAGGCGATCCTGCAGAAAAGACAGCGCAAAAGCACCGAACTGCGGTAAGTTGGCAAACGGGCCGCACCCTGGTCCGGCAAGTTTTTCAGCAACTAGTTCAACGATAATCTCGTGGACCCGCGAAGGATCTGAAGACAATGACGTCAACTACTGAGCCGATGACCG from Renibacterium salmoninarum ATCC 33209 includes:
- a CDS encoding carbohydrate ABC transporter permease, which codes for MTSANLPRPETQFLKNFGVYLLLAVGLVITVAPFVLSVLTAFKTPEQFANQSALSLPSPFTGANFGSLFSGDRNFVAPVVVTTQVVVVVIGQLFFSVLAAYAFARIEFRFLDGLFWVYLATLMVPQVVTIIPLYTMFSQLGIRNTF
- a CDS encoding carbohydrate ABC transporter permease, whose product is MGSNIPWLSDPVLALPSVAAVSIWSQVGYVTLFFMAGLAAIPQEMLDAARVDGANAWQIFWQVKLPLLRPTMFFVLVTGIISSFQAFDSIYALTPNGGPQGSTDVIATRIYAKAFQYFDLGHAAVMALVLFVVLVVVTLVQQLYFRKRITYDLS
- a CDS encoding carbohydrate ABC transporter permease; the protein is MARREAGIGCALLAPSLFGIAAFLLLPILVVVWLSMQRWDLLSPASFVGLDNFRDVFTDPSFGKSLLITGLFVLLVIPVQTVFGLFAANLLNRGLPGSGFFRVLYVIPWICAPLALGVVWKWIFCAHGRGIECALG
- a CDS encoding glycosyltransferase, producing the protein MHVLMLSLHTSPLAQPGSGDAGGMNVYVRQLAIHLADAGATVDIVTVGEGTDVELVPGVQVRHLSVGAAVNKEHLPFRLREVIGQLLATEGRQADVIHSHYWISGMAGLELAKSWHVPLVHSMHTMAKVKNKHRTDDQPTEPSRRATGEELIVRHAERLIANTDAEAAELAQHYGGCADRIAVVPPGVDLEVFRPDPRPGRDSALRLVFAGRLQQLKGPHVLLAALAELRTRRPALKINLTVIGSRSGAQDYDLSTMATELGLDDAVEFRAPMPPEELAQWFLAADAVAMPSSSESFGLVALEAQACGTPVLATDVGGLSKAVLDGVTGFLVPSLKPADWAAALERIADVGQPGRDAMGAAGVRHAQEHSWTRTAKEISALYAEAILQKRQRKSTELR